Proteins encoded together in one Epinephelus moara isolate mb chromosome 2, YSFRI_EMoa_1.0, whole genome shotgun sequence window:
- the LOC126400639 gene encoding olfactory receptor 6C1-like: MVNSTQVTYFTFTAYFDSSHFQYLYFLFVMFLYMLILCSNLLLIVVICVNRSLHEPMYMFLCSLFVNELYGSTGLFPLLLLQILSDIHTVSTSFCFLQIFCVHSYGCVEFSNLAVMSYDRYLAICYPLQYNTRMTFNKVVVLISLSWLLPLLALGVLVSLIGSLQLCENVINKLYCDYYSIVKLACYDTTVQNISGLTCASVTVLYALSLIFYSYIKILIVCFSGSKQTRQKAVSTCTPHLASLLNFSFGGLFEIIQNRFNMNSVPNMLRIILSLHFLTCQPLFNPVMYGLNMSKIRNIFKSLAQCGRKVCL; the protein is encoded by the coding sequence ATGGTAAACTCAACTCAGGTGACATACTTCACATTCACTGCCTACTTTGACAGCAGCCATTTCCAGTATTTATATTTCTTGTTCGTCATGTTCCTATATATGTTGATTCTTTGCTCCAACCTTCTGCTGATTGTGGTTATCTGTGTGAACAGAAGCTTACATGAGCCTATGTACATGTTTCTGTGCAGCCTGTTTGTAAATGAACTGTATGGTAGTACAGGGTTGTTTCCATTGCTGCTGCTTCAGATCCTCTCTGACATTCACACTGTCTCTACCTCCTTTTGTTTCCTGCAGATTTTCTGTGTACATTCATATGGATGTGTAGAATTTTCCAACCTAGCCGTCATGTCTTATGACAGATATCTTGCCATCTGTTATCCTCTACAATATAACACACGTATGACATTTAACAAGGTCGTCGTTCTTATTTCTCTGAGTTGGTTACTCCCTCTGCTTGCACTTGGTGTTTTGGTGTCATTAATTGGTTCTTTACAGCTGTGTGAGAATGTTATCAATAAATTGTACTGTGACTACTACTCCATCGTTAAACTGGCATGTTATGACACCACAGTCCAGAACATTTCTGGACTAACTTGTGCTTCTGTCACAGTCTTATATGCTCTATCTTTAATCTTTTACAGTTATATAAAGATCCTTAtagtttgtttttctggttCTAAACAGACCAGACAGAAGGCTGTCAGCACCTGCACACCTCACCTCGCTTCCCTCTTGAACTTCTCCTTTGGTGGTCTTTTTGAAATAATACAGAATCGGTTTAATATGAACAGTGTGCCCAACATGTTGCGAATCATTTTGTCATTACACTTTCTTACATGTCAGCCTCTTTTCAATCCTGTAATGTATGGACTGAATATGTCCAAAATTCGTAACATATTTAAAAGTCTGGCCCAGTGCGGAAGAAAAGTCTGtctttga
- the LOC126400646 gene encoding putative gustatory receptor clone PTE03 produces MDVLSSGTIQIVTSSRFTASSCDGMERCIMAYLHYELFPLLLLQILSDIHTVSASFCFLQIFCLYTYANVQFYNLAVMSYDRYLAICCPLQYNTWMTANKITFLIAVTWLFPLLAIVVMIFLNASLQLCGNLIDRLFCDSYSVVKLACSDTTVNNIYGLIYTFTILAGLATVIFYTYMKILKVCFSGSKQTRQKAASTCTPHLLSLLNFSFGCFFEVVQSRFDMSHTPIIVRIFLSLYFLTCQPLFNPLMYGLNLTKIRIVCKSLVFGKM; encoded by the exons ATGGACGTCCTGTCCTCCgggaccatccagattgttaccagctcaaGGTTCACAGCTAGCAGCTGTGATGGGATGGagaggtgcatcatgg cgtaTTTACACTACGAGTTGTTTCCATTGCTGCTGCTTCAGATCCTCTCTGACATTCACACTGTCTCTGCTTCATTCTGTTTCCTGCAGATTTTCTGTTTGTACACATATGCAAATGTACAATTTTATAACTTAGCCGTCATGTCTTATGACAGATATCTTGCTATCTGCTGTCCTCTGCAGTATAACACATGGATGACGGCTAATAAGATCACCTTTCTTATTGCTGTAACGTGGTTATTCCCTCTTCTTGCCATTGTTGTCATGATTTTCCTAAACGCCTCCTTACAGCTGTGTGGCAACTTAATTGACAGACTGTTCTGTGACAGCTACTCCGTTGTGAAACTGGCCTGCTCTGACACGACCGTCAATAACATCTATGGACTCATTTACACTTTCACGATATTAGCTGGTCTTGCAACAGTGATATTTTACACGTACATGAAGATtcttaaagtttgtttttctggttCTAAACAGACGAGACAGAAAGCCGCCAGCACCTGCACACCTCACCTGTTGTCTCTGCTCAACTTCtcctttggttgtttttttgaagTGGTGCAGAGCAGGTTTGATATGAGCCATACACCAATTATAGTAcgtatttttttatctttgtatTTTCTCACTTGCCAGCCGCTCTTCAACCCTTTAATGTATGGACTGAATCTGACCAAAATCCGCATCGTATGTAAAAGTCTTGTCtttggtaaaatgtaa
- the LOC126400631 gene encoding olfactory receptor 10J4-like produces MVNSTQVTYFTFTAYFDTRHFKYLYFIIVMSLYVLIICINLCLIVVICVNRSLHEPMYMFLCSLFVNELYGSTGLFPFLLLQILSDIHTVSAVFCFLQIFCGYSYGCVEFSNLAVMSYDRYLAICYPLQYNTRMTFNKVVFLISLSWLLPLLAVVVLVSLIGSLQLCENVINKVYCDYHSIVKLACYDTTVQNIYGLIYGSLIISCPVSLVFYSYIKILKVCFSGSKQTRQKAVSTCTPHLASLLNFSFGVFFEVLQSRFNMNSVPNMLRIILSLHFLTCQPLFNPVMYGLNMSKIRNIFKSLAQ; encoded by the exons ATGGTAAACTCAACTCAG GTGACATACTTCACATTCACTGCCTACTTTGATACTCgtcatttcaaatatttatatttcatcatTGTCATGTCTCtatatgttttaattatttgcattaatCTCTGTCTGATTGTGGTTATCTGTGTGAACAGAAGCTTACATGAACCTATGTACATGTTTCTGTGCAGCCTGTTTGTAAATGAACTGTATGGTAGTACAGGGTTGTTTCCATTCCTGCTGCTTCAGATCCTCTCTGACATTCACACTGTCTCTGCTGTATTTTGTTTCCTGCAGATATTCTGTGGGTATTCATATGGATGTGTAGAATTTTCCAACCTAGCCGTCATGTCTTATGACAGATATCTGGCCATCTGTTATCCTCTACAATATAACACACGTATGACATTTAACAAGGTCGTCTTTCTTATTTCTCTGAGTTGGTTACTCCCTCTGCTTGCAGTTGTTGTTTTGGTGTCATTAATTGGTTCTTTACAGCTGTGTGAGAACGTTATCAATAAGGTGTACTGTGACTACCACTCCATCGTTAAACTGGCATGTTATGACACCACAGTCCAGAACATTTATGGACTAATTTACGGCTCTCTCATAATCTCATGTCCTGTATCTTTGGTCTTTTACAGTTATATAAAGATccttaaagtttgtttttctggttCTAAACAGACCAGACAGAAAGCTGTCAGCACCTGCACACCTCACCTCGCTTCCCTCTTGAACTTTTCTTTCGGGGTTTTCTTTGAAGTATTGCAGAGCAGGTTTAATATGAACAGTGTGCCCAACATGTTGCGAATCATTTTGTCATTACACTTTCTTACATGTCAGCCTCTTTTCAATCCTGTAATGTATGGACTGAATATGTCCAAAATTCGTAACATATTTAAAAGTCTGGCCCAGTGA
- the LOC126403361 gene encoding olfactory receptor 142-like, with the protein MINSSQVSYFTFGAYFELGLLKYFVFVIIMSLYMLILCSNLLLIVVICVNRSLHEPMYMFLCNLFVNELYGSTGLFPLLLLQILSDIHTVSASACFVQVFILNTYGNVEICNLAVMSYDRYLAICCPLQYNMHMTHNRTVILIALTWLYPFLAVIVLISLSASLQLCGNIINKVYCDNYSVVKLACSDTTVNNVYGMAFLIATVFFISLIFYSYTAILKVCFSGSKQTRQKAVSTCTPHLASLLNFSFGALFEIVSSRFDMKHLPDMLRMFLSLYWLTCQPLFNPVLYGLNLTKIRITCKSFVFKKI; encoded by the coding sequence ATGATCAACTCGTCACAGGTTTCATATTTCACTTTTGGTGCCTACTTTGAACTCGGGCTTCTGAAATACTTTGTTTTCGTGATCATAATGTCTCTATATATGTTGATTCTTTGCTCCAACCTCCTGCTGATTGTGGTTATCTGTGTGAACAGAAGCTTACATGAACCTATGTACATGTTTCTGTGCAACCTGTTTGTAAATGAACTGTATGGTAGTACAGGGTTGTTTCCATTGCTGCTGCTTCAGATCCTCTCTGACATTCACACTGTCTCTGCTTCAGCTTGTTTTGTACAGGTTTTCATTTTGAATACATACGGAAATGTGGAGATCTGTAATTTAGCCGTCATGTCTTATGACAGATATCTTGCTATCTGTTGTCCTCTACAATATAACATGCATATGACCCACAACAGGACCGTCATACTCATCGCTCTAACATGGTTATACCCTTTTCTTGCAGTCATTGTCTTGATATCATTGAGTGCCTCTCTGCAGCTGTGTGGGAACATCATTAACAAAGTGTACTGTGACAACTACTCTGTTGTCAAACTGGCCTGCTCTGACACAACAGTCAATAACGTCTATGGGATGGCTTTCCTAAttgcaactgttttttttatatctttaatTTTTTACTCATATACAGCGATCCTTAAAGTCTGTTTTTCTGGTTCTAAACAGACGAGACAGAAAGCTGTCAGCACCTGCACACCTCACCTCGCCTCTCTGCTCAACTTCTCTTTCGGGGCTCTCTTTGAAATAGTGTCAAGCAGATTTGATATGAAACATTTACCTGATATGTTGCgcatgtttttatcattataCTGGCTCACATGCCAGCCGCTCTTCAATCCTGTACTGTATGGACTGAATTTAACCAAAATCCGAATAACATGTAAAAGTTTTGTCTTTAAGAAAATTTAA